One window from the genome of Dongia rigui encodes:
- the ruvA gene encoding Holliday junction branch migration protein RuvA produces the protein MIGKLTGVVDSVASDAAIIDVNGVGYIVHASSKTLGRLGSRGTAASLLIDTHVREDAISLYGFAETVERDWFRALLNIQGVGAKVALSILSVMAPDELARAIAAQDKAAVARANGVGPKLAQRVVSEMKDKAGGIGLGAALVGGDVAVAAAVETADGPLNDAVSALVNLGYRRTEAYSAVAKVMQKQGANVGLNELIVHGLKELAQ, from the coding sequence TTGATCGGCAAGCTCACAGGTGTCGTGGACAGTGTCGCCAGCGATGCCGCGATCATCGACGTCAATGGCGTCGGTTATATCGTGCATGCCAGCAGCAAGACGCTGGGGCGGCTTGGGTCACGCGGCACGGCGGCAAGCCTCCTCATCGATACCCATGTGCGCGAGGATGCCATCTCGCTCTATGGTTTTGCCGAAACGGTCGAGCGCGACTGGTTCCGGGCGCTGCTCAACATTCAAGGCGTGGGTGCTAAAGTCGCCCTGAGTATTCTTTCTGTAATGGCGCCGGATGAACTGGCGCGTGCCATCGCCGCACAGGACAAGGCGGCGGTTGCACGCGCCAATGGTGTCGGACCAAAGCTCGCCCAGCGTGTCGTTTCCGAAATGAAGGATAAGGCCGGTGGCATTGGCCTCGGCGCTGCGCTGGTGGGTGGCGATGTGGCAGTCGCGGCTGCAGTCGAAACCGCTGACGGGCCGCTGAACGACGCGGTCTCGGCGCTGGTCAATCTCGGCTATCGCCGCACGGAGGCCTACAGCGCCGTCGCCAAGGTGATGCAGAAGCAGGGCGCCAATGTCGGTCTCAATGAACTGATCGTGCATGGGCTCAAGGAACTCGCGCAATGA
- the ybgC gene encoding tol-pal system-associated acyl-CoA thioesterase, with the protein MTLTALNTAAAAHHFPIRVYYEDTDAGGIVYYANYLKFAERARTEMLREAGFHHTAMMQGDGLMLAVRRVNAEYLRPAKLDDALEVATSVIGLGAATIELDQSIRRGGQELCRVVVTIACVGRDGRPARLPAPLRAALSAHLPS; encoded by the coding sequence ATGACTCTCACCGCACTCAACACCGCTGCCGCGGCACACCATTTTCCGATCCGCGTTTATTACGAGGACACGGATGCGGGCGGCATTGTCTACTATGCCAATTATCTGAAGTTCGCCGAGCGGGCGCGGACCGAGATGCTGCGCGAGGCCGGCTTTCACCATACCGCGATGATGCAGGGCGACGGGCTGATGCTGGCTGTGCGCCGCGTCAATGCCGAGTATCTGCGGCCAGCGAAGCTTGATGACGCCCTGGAAGTCGCCACCAGCGTCATCGGCCTTGGTGCCGCCACAATCGAGCTTGATCAATCTATCCGACGCGGCGGGCAGGAGCTCTGCCGCGTCGTTGTGACCATTGCCTGCGTCGGGCGCGACGGTCGTCCCGCACGCCTGCCGGCACCTTTACGCGCGGCGCTTTCCGCGCATCTCCCATCTTGA
- the ruvB gene encoding Holliday junction branch migration DNA helicase RuvB, which yields MSSPIQNAGETRMITPERAEEDNSEQSLRPLALGEFIGQQKLRENLAIFIEAAKARGEALDHALFYGPPGLGKTTLSQIVARELGVGFRATSGPVIARAGDLAALLTNLQPRDVLFIDEIHRLSPAVEEILYPAMEDFQLDLIIGEGPAARSVRIDLPKFTLVGATTRLGMITTPLRERFGIPLRLNFYTHPELELIVRRGARVLGLDLADTGAAEIARRARGTPRVAGRLLRRVRDFAIVAKVSRVEAHHADAALTRLEVDQLGLDAMDRRYLTCIAENYDGGPVGVETMAAALSEQRDTIEDAIEPYLIQQGLLQRTPRGRMLTLNGYKHLGLTPSSHAAQADLLGPAIGEDEL from the coding sequence ATGAGCTCACCCATTCAAAATGCGGGTGAAACGCGCATGATCACGCCGGAGCGCGCCGAGGAAGACAACAGCGAGCAAAGTCTGCGGCCGCTGGCCCTGGGCGAGTTCATCGGGCAGCAGAAGCTGCGTGAAAACCTTGCCATCTTCATCGAAGCGGCAAAGGCGCGCGGCGAGGCGCTGGACCATGCGTTGTTCTACGGTCCGCCCGGCCTCGGCAAGACGACCCTTTCGCAGATCGTGGCGCGCGAACTCGGCGTGGGTTTTCGCGCAACCTCCGGCCCGGTGATCGCCAGGGCAGGGGATCTGGCGGCCCTCCTGACCAATTTGCAACCGCGCGACGTTCTGTTCATCGACGAGATTCATCGCCTGTCGCCAGCGGTCGAGGAGATCCTCTATCCGGCGATGGAGGACTTCCAGCTTGACCTCATCATCGGCGAAGGACCGGCGGCGCGCTCGGTGCGGATCGATTTGCCGAAGTTTACGCTGGTCGGTGCGACCACGCGCCTTGGCATGATCACGACGCCTTTGCGCGAGCGTTTTGGCATTCCCCTGCGGCTCAATTTCTATACCCATCCGGAATTGGAGTTGATCGTTCGTCGTGGCGCGCGTGTGCTGGGCCTCGATCTTGCCGATACGGGTGCCGCTGAAATCGCCCGCCGTGCGCGCGGAACACCGCGCGTTGCCGGCCGCCTGCTGCGCCGCGTGCGCGACTTTGCAATTGTCGCCAAGGTGAGCCGCGTCGAGGCTCACCACGCCGACGCGGCATTGACACGGCTCGAGGTCGATCAACTGGGCCTTGATGCGATGGACCGGCGCTATCTCACCTGCATCGCCGAGAATTATGACGGCGGTCCGGTAGGCGTCGAGACGATGGCGGCGGCACTTTCCGAACAGCGCGATACGATCGAAGATGCGATCGAACCCTATCTCATCCAGCAAGGCCTGCTGCAGCGGACACCGCGCGGTCGCATGCTGACCCTGAACGGCTACAAGCATCTGGGCCTCACGCCCTCCAGCCATGCCGCACAGGCCGATCTCCTCGGACCGGCGATCGGGGAGGATGAGCTGTGA
- the ruvC gene encoding crossover junction endodeoxyribonuclease RuvC, which translates to MRILGLDPGLQHTGWGVIDAVGSRISYVGAGVVNSDAKLDLAQRLVQIHDGLRDVIDRHQPDEAAVEETFVNKNPSSTLKLGLARGVSLLVPALYKLHVAEYPTNLVKKSVVGAGHADKEQVKMMVGVLLPAARDQKSSDAADALAVAICHAHHMGTLGKWGAKDFREVAR; encoded by the coding sequence ATGCGAATTCTCGGACTGGATCCCGGTCTGCAGCATACCGGCTGGGGCGTCATCGACGCCGTCGGCTCGCGTATCTCCTATGTCGGTGCCGGCGTGGTGAATTCGGATGCCAAGCTCGATTTGGCGCAGCGCCTCGTTCAGATCCATGACGGGTTGCGCGACGTGATCGACCGCCATCAACCAGACGAGGCGGCGGTGGAAGAAACTTTCGTCAACAAGAACCCGAGCTCGACGCTGAAACTCGGCCTGGCGCGCGGCGTCTCACTGCTGGTGCCGGCGCTCTACAAGCTGCATGTCGCCGAATATCCCACCAACCTCGTGAAGAAGTCGGTGGTAGGGGCGGGGCACGCGGACAAGGAACAGGTCAAGATGATGGTGGGCGTGCTGCTGCCGGCGGCGCGCGACCAGAAGAGCTCTGATGCCGCCGATGCCTTGGCCGTCGCCATCTGCCATGCCCATCACATGGGGACGCTGGGGAAATGGGGTGCCAAGGACTTTCGTGAGGTTGCCCGTTGA
- a CDS encoding YebC/PmpR family DNA-binding transcriptional regulator, whose protein sequence is MAGHSQFKNIMYRKGAQDAKRAKVFTKIIRELTVSAKMGNPDPATNPRLRAAVIAARDANMPKDTMERAIKRGAGGEDNTAYDEVRYEGYGPGGVAVIVEALTDNRNRTATEVRTAFAKAGGNLGETNSVSFMFERKGVIRYPAKAGSADAVFEVALEAGADNVESDAEAHEITCAPEDFAAVRDGLEAKFKEAKEARLQWRPVTTAPVDAETAEALFKLIDTLEDNDDVQTVSANFEVSEETLAKLTA, encoded by the coding sequence AGGGCGCGCAGGATGCGAAGCGCGCCAAGGTCTTCACCAAGATCATCCGCGAATTGACGGTCTCGGCAAAGATGGGCAACCCGGACCCGGCGACCAACCCGCGCCTCCGGGCAGCGGTAATCGCCGCCCGCGACGCCAACATGCCCAAGGACACCATGGAGCGCGCGATCAAGCGCGGCGCCGGGGGCGAAGACAACACGGCCTATGACGAGGTGCGTTACGAGGGCTATGGCCCGGGTGGCGTCGCGGTCATTGTCGAGGCCCTGACCGACAATCGCAACCGAACGGCCACTGAAGTGCGCACCGCCTTTGCCAAGGCTGGCGGAAACCTGGGCGAAACGAATTCGGTCAGTTTCATGTTCGAGCGCAAGGGCGTCATCCGCTATCCGGCGAAGGCGGGGAGTGCCGATGCCGTGTTCGAGGTGGCGCTTGAGGCCGGTGCCGACAACGTGGAATCCGACGCCGAGGCGCATGAGATCACCTGTGCGCCGGAGGATTTCGCGGCGGTCCGCGACGGCCTGGAAGCCAAGTTCAAGGAAGCCAAGGAAGCCCGCCTGCAATGGCGCCCGGTGACCACGGCGCCGGTCGATGCCGAGACGGCCGAGGCGCTGTTCAAGCTGATCGACACGCTGGAAGACAATGACGACGTCCAGACTGTCAGCGCCAATTTCGAAGTGTCGGAAGAGACGCTCGCCAAGCTGACGGCATAG